In the genome of Schistocerca piceifrons isolate TAMUIC-IGC-003096 chromosome X, iqSchPice1.1, whole genome shotgun sequence, one region contains:
- the LOC124722233 gene encoding toll-like receptor 6 — MAPSPVAVSLALLAVGVVVAEQAPPPPPLRYEAPDDCKWQRLRDSADVALTCKLRTVNSEFDTTNFSVIPAEHTTSLHVECDASVRWRSSVEERGLAHLSRLRELAVDYCKLAKWPSAALAGLRDLRNLTVRTHNSDWPAFSLEMSPRSFDPVPQLERLDLSFNNIWSFPDGIFCPLTTLVTLNVSWNRLQDITEMGFRERVAVPQPLMSSPDEQAPETAQQVPKEPPCGLDIQVLDASFNQFVLMPPNGFSTLRRLRALLLHDNSITTVADKALGGLKSLQVFDLSNNGVVALPPELFLDCSSVIKEIHLQNNSISVLAPKLFTNLGHLLLLDLSSNELTSAWINSETFSGLIRLVLLNLSHNRISKLDPSFFRDLYTLQILNLNHNELEAIPADTFSPMNNLHTLSLSHNKISQLDAYALNGLFVLSLLSIDNNHLKDIHPEAFRNCSSLQDLNLNGNALTSVPKALHEMRLLRTVDLGENLIKDLDDPGFSGMNNLYGLRLIGNHLTNISKNVFDELPSLQILNLARNKIQHVEQGAFDDSKNLQAIRLDANLLTDINGLFVNVHSLLWLNISDNNLSWFDYALVPMSLQWLDMHKNNIEELGNHYRLEERLRIQTLDVSFNKLTHISEASIPDSVELLFLNDNLIHTVEPHTFLKKVNLTRVDLYANQIVTMELNAMLLSPIEDSKPLPSFYIGGNPFQCDCDMEWLQRINSLDHLRQHPHVKDLESIYCKLIYNRHRTYIPLVEAEPSQFLCTYKTHCFALCHCCDFDACDCEMTCPPNCTCYHDESWAANIVDCTNADYTEMPVNIPMDATEVYIDGNNFGEISSHSFIGRKNLKILYANNSNIEAIYNNTFSGLWQLSILHLEKNRLRELQGFELDKLENLHELYLQDNELRRINNRTFVRMKQLQVLRLDGNQLTRFEVWVLSQNPYLVEIGLAGNPWSCDCEYTRQFRSWLRANYGKVEGASAVVCALGPAVAQLDAATCAALVASVTKAVGRRDVHDYLPLSLLALAGLLAAVAALSAALYYRRQLRAWATSRCRFRNCYEATASFHEDHADRLFDAYVSYSVKDDAFVSQVLAPGLEQGDPPFRLCLHYRDFNVSAYIADTVVEAVESSRRTVVVLSKNFVQSEWCRFEFKSALHQVLKERRRRLVVVSLGDVSQRDLDPDLRLYLKTATVVEWGDRLFWQKLRLAMPDAKKGARGR, encoded by the coding sequence ATGGCACCGTCTCCGGTGGCCGTCAGTCTGGCGCTGCTGGCCGTGGGTGTGGTTGTGGCCGAGCAGGCGCCGCCGCCACCCCCGCTGCGCTACGAGGCGCCCGACGACTGCAAGTGGCAGCGGCTGCGCGACTCGGCCGACGTGGCCCTCACGTGCAAGCTGCGCACCGTCAACAGCGAGTTCGACACGACTAACTTCAGCGTGATCCCGGCCGAACACACGACGTCGCTGCACGTGGAGTGCGACGCGTCGGTGCGGTGGCGCAGCTCTGTCGAGGAGCGCGGGCTGGCGCACCTGTCGCGGTTGCGCGAGCTGGCCGTCGACTACTGCAAGCTGGCCAAGTGGCCCTCGGCGGCCCTCGCCGGCCTCCGCGACCTGCGCAACCTCACCGTCCGCACGCACAACTCCGACTGGCCCGCCTTCAGCCTCGAGATGTCGCCGCGAAGCTTCGACCCCGTGCCGCAGCTCGAGAGACTCGATCTCAGCTTCAACAACATCTGGTCCTTCCCCGACGGCATCTTCTGTCCGTTGACAACGTTGGTCACGCTAAACGTCAGCTGGAACCGTCTGCAGGACATAACTGAGATGGGCTTTCGCGAAAGGGTGGCCGTACCCCAACCGTTAATGAGTTCTCCAGACGAACAGGCGCCGGAGACCGCCCAACAGGTCCCCAAGGAACCGCCGTGTGGACTCGATATCCAAGTGCTGGACGCATCATTTAATCAGTTCGTGTTGATGCCACCGAACGGCTTCAGCACCCTCCGGCGTTTACGAGCTCTACTTCTCCACGACAACTCCATCACTACCGTTGCCGACAAAGCGCTCGGAGGACTCAAATCGCTGCAGGTATTTGACCTTTCTAATAATGGAGTAGTTGCACTTCCCCCTGAGCTCTTCCTCGACTGTTCGTCAGTAATAAAAGAAATACATCTTCAGAATAATTCCATTAGTGTGCTTGCTCCGAAACTCTTCACTAACCTTGGCCACCTGCTTCTTTTAGATCTTTCCAGCAACGAACTAACTAGTGCTTGGATCAACAGTGAAACATTTTCTGGACTGATACGACTTGTTCTCCTAAACCTGTCGCATAATCGGATATCAAAGCTAGATCCGTCTTTTTTCCGTGATCTGTACACCCTACAGATACTTAACCTGAACCACAATGAACTGGAAGCTATACCTGCGGACACATTTTCTCCTATGAACAACCTACATACTTTGTCACTTTCTCACAACAAAATCAGTCAGCTGGATGCATATGCACTTAACGGATTGTTTGTGTTGAGCCTTCTCTCTATCGACAACAACCATCTTAAAGATATACACCCTGAGGCATTTCGTAATTGTAGCAGCTTGCAAGATCTGAATCTGAACGGCAACGCGCTCACATCTGTTCCAAAGGCCTTGCACGAGATGCGTCTCTTACGAACTGTAGATTTAGGGGAGAATCTCATTAAAGACTTGGACGATCCGGGATTTTCTGGGATGAATAATCTGTACGGCTTACGGCTCATAGGAAACCATCTCACGAATATAAGTAAAAACGTTTTTGACGAACTCCCGTCCTTGCAGATACTCAATCTAGCGCGAAACAAAATACAACATGTCGAACAGGGTGCATTTGATGACAGCAAAAATTTGCAGGCCATTAGGCTAGATGCCAACTTGCTGACAGATATTAACGGCCTCTTCGTAAATGTGCACAGTCTGCTGTGGCTGAATATATCTGACAACAATTTAAGCTGGTTCGATTACGCTCTCGTCCCAATGAGCTTACAGTGGCTCGACATGCACAAAAACAACATAGAAGAACTCGGCAACCACTACAGACTGGAAGAAAGGTTACGAATACAGACGCTGGACGTCAGCTTCAACAAACTAACGCACATCTCTGAAGCTTCGATTCCAGACAGTGTCGAGTTGTTATTTCTAAACGATAACCTGATACACACTGTCGAGCCACACACTTTCTTAAAGAAGGTTAACCTCACGAGGGTAGACTTGTACGCAAATCAGATTGTGACGATGGAACTGAACGCTATGCTTCTGTCACCGATAGAAGACAGTAAGCCGCTGCCTAGCTTCTACATAGGGGGAAACCCGTTCCAATGCGACTGCGACATGGAGTGGCTCCAGCGAATCAACAGCCTCGATCATTTGCGCCAGCACCCGCACGTCAAGGATCTGGAGAGCATATACTGCAAGCTCATCTACAATCGTCACCGTACTTACATACCACTGGTGGAAGCCGAGCCGTCACAGTTTCTGTGTACGTACAAGACTCACTGCTTCGCCCTGTGCCACTGTTGCGACTTCGACGCGTGCGACTGCGAGATGACGTGCCCGCCAAATTGTACCTGTTACCACGACGAGTCTTGGGCCGCTAACATCGTCGACTGTACGAATGCAGACTACACCGAAATGCCGGTTAACATCCCGATGGACGCCACAGAGGTCTACATAGACGGGAATAATTTCGGAGAAATATCCAGCCACTCTTTCATCGgaagaaaaaatctgaagattctgTACGCTAATAATTCGAACATAGAGGCCATATATAACAACACGTTCAGCGGTCTGTGGCAATTGAGTATTTTACACCTAGAAAAAAATCGGTTGAGGGAGCTGCAAGGTTTCGAACTGGACAAACTGGAGAACCTGCACGAATTGTACCTACAGGACAACGAACTCCGCAGGATCAACAACCGAACCTTCGTGCGCATGAAACAGCTGCAAGTGCTGCGCCTGGACGGGAACCAGCTGACTAGATTCGAGGTGTGGGTGCTGTCGCAGAACCCGTACCTGGTGGAGATCGGGCTGGCGGGGAACCCGTGGTCGTGCGACTGCGAGTACACGCGGCAGTTCCGCAGCTGGCTGCGCGCCAACTACGGCAAGGTGGAGGGCGCGTCGGCCGTGGTGTGCGCGCTGGGGCCGGCCGTGGCGCAGCTGGACGCGGCCACGTGCGCCGCGCTGGTGGCCAGCGTGACGAAGGCGGTGGGCCGGCGCGACGTGCACGACTACCTGCCTCTGTCGCTGCTCGCGCTCGCCGGCCTGCTCGCAGCCGTGGCCGCGCTCTCCGCCGCTCTCTACTACCGCCGCCAGCTGCGCGCCTGGGCCACGTCGCGCTGCCGCTTCCGTAACTGCTACGAGGCAACCGCCTCCTTCCACGAGGACCACGCCGACCGCCTCTTCGACGCCTACGTCAGCTACAGCGTCAAAGACGACGCCTTCGTCAGCCAGGTGCTGGCGCCGGGCCTCGAGCAGGGCGACCCCCCGTTCCGGCTGTGCCTGCACTACCGCGACTTCAACGTCAGCGCCTACATCGCCGATACCGTCGTCGAGGCGGTCGAATCGTCGCGGCGCACCGTCGTCGTCCTCTCCAAGAACTTCGTACAGTCCGAGTGGTGCCGCTTCGAGTTCAAGTCGGCGCTGCACCAGGTGCTGAAggagcgccgccgccgcctggtggTGGTCTCGCTGGGCGACGTGTCGCAGCGCGACCTGGACCCCGACCTGCGGCTCTATCTGAAGACGGCCACCGTCGTGGAGTGGGGAGACCGGTTGTTCTGGCAGAAGCTGCGCCTCGCCATGCCCGACGCCAAGAAGGGCGCGCGCGGCCGC